The following is a genomic window from Elusimicrobiota bacterium.
GCTTGACCCAGGTGCCGGAACATATTTTGCGTTATTGGGAAACGTGCCGCCTGGTCGCTCCATCGAGGACATCGCGAGGACATCGGCGTTTCCGCGAGGCGGATATCGAGAAGATTTTAAAAATCAAGGATCTTTTTTACGTTAAACGAATGCGCCTCGAAGGCGTGCGCAAGGCGCTGGCCGATGAGGCGAGAAAGCGCCAAAAGAGCTCCGAGCTTCCCTTGGAATTGGACACGCAATCCGCGGCTGCGGCGGCGCTGGCTGAGACTAAGCGGGCGTTAAAAGAAATCCTGCAACTGCTGCGCTGACGGGACTATTCGTCGTCTTCCTCTTCTTCGTCCTCATCGTTGTCTTCGGGGCCTTCGGTCGCTTCTTCGGCCTCCCCTTTCTTATGTTTTTTGGACTCTTTGTCTTTTAAACCCTTGACGATGTCTTCGGGTTTAATGTTCTTAAGCTCTTCCTTGAATTTTTTGACTTCGTCCTCGGAAATAGGTTTTTTCATCGTATGGCATTTGTCGAAAACTTTCTGTTCGACGAAAATCGGGCAATTGGCGCGGACAGCCAGTGCAATGGCGTCCGAAGGCCGTGAGTCAACCACATGTTTGGTGGAATTGTGGCTGATATGCAGCTGAGCGTAAAAGGTTTGTCCGCGCAGGTCGTTGACGATCACTTGGTCTATTTTAAAGCCCAAAGAATCCAGCGTATTAATCAACAAATCGTGCGTCATGGGGCGGGGCAATTGAATATCCGCGAATTTAAGGGCGATGGCTTGGCCTTCGGAGATGCCGATCCAAATCGGCAGGAGGCGGGGGCCGTCGAGTTCTTCGAGCAACAGGACGCATTCGGTTCCGCTGGTGGCGATGGAGTAAACTTTGACTTTGATCATTTCTCCCCCGTTAATTTAAGTTTAACAGGATTTCGCGCGCTTTTGTAGGGGTTTTTAGGACCACCGAAATCCGTTCAGCCAA
Proteins encoded in this region:
- a CDS encoding MerR family transcriptional regulator, which produces MRPRRTLLPAGGQPASSSWGPSYAISEASRLTQVPEHILRYWETCRLVAPSRTSRGHRRFREADIEKILKIKDLFYVKRMRLEGVRKALADEARKRQKSSELPLELDTQSAAAAALAETKRALKEILQLLR
- a CDS encoding bifunctional nuclease family protein, whose protein sequence is MIKVKVYSIATSGTECVLLLEELDGPRLLPIWIGISEGQAIALKFADIQLPRPMTHDLLINTLDSLGFKIDQVIVNDLRGQTFYAQLHISHNSTKHVVDSRPSDAIALAVRANCPIFVEQKVFDKCHTMKKPISEDEVKKFKEELKNIKPEDIVKGLKDKESKKHKKGEAEEATEGPEDNDEDEEEEDDE